A genomic segment from Sulfuritalea hydrogenivorans sk43H encodes:
- a CDS encoding type II toxin-antitoxin system HicB family antitoxin has product MTIKGYQAVIAFDPDIQMFRGEFVGLNGGADFHAADVKGLKKEGEASLRVFLEACARRGIEPRKHFSGKFSLRVDPATHEAAAIAAAAHGLSLNQWATEAIRQAALTD; this is encoded by the coding sequence ATGACGATCAAAGGCTATCAGGCGGTCATCGCCTTCGACCCGGACATTCAGATGTTCCGGGGTGAATTCGTCGGCCTGAACGGCGGCGCCGATTTCCATGCGGCCGACGTGAAAGGCTTGAAGAAAGAGGGCGAGGCTTCCCTGCGCGTTTTCCTGGAAGCCTGCGCACGTCGCGGCATCGAACCGCGCAAGCACTTCTCGGGCAAGTTTTCGCTGCGCGTCGATCCCGCGACCCACGAGGCCGCCGCCATCGCTGCCGCCGCCCACGGTCTGAGCCTGAACCAATGGGCTACCGAAGCCATCCGGCAGGCCGCACTGACGGATTGA
- a CDS encoding esterase/lipase family protein, which produces MAARQFRWLLFGELLGYAWLGYWLVGQAGWTPGQAAGLALAGFFGGRLFIVGLTFILMLQGRGPVPPELRIGFFGTLRMVLEEYLGFVVLFSLIQPFESFWLGPDRLAHCATRPTPLLLIHGYQCNRGFWFWLRSKLEAAGWTVATHSLEPVFADIDAYAAGIARRIDEVLAATGAPQVILVGHSMGGLACRAYLRRHGTEKVARLITLGSPHHGTLLAPMGLGPNARQMRTDSPWLKALVAPLPPAAVSIYSCHDNYVFPQQACSTLEGAANVAIGGVSHLGMAFSPRVLDHLMAALEPSV; this is translated from the coding sequence ATGGCGGCACGGCAATTCCGCTGGCTGTTGTTCGGTGAGTTGCTGGGCTATGCGTGGCTCGGCTACTGGCTGGTCGGGCAGGCCGGCTGGACACCGGGGCAGGCGGCCGGCCTCGCTTTGGCAGGCTTCTTCGGCGGGCGATTGTTCATCGTGGGACTGACCTTCATTCTGATGCTGCAGGGTCGCGGCCCCGTGCCGCCCGAACTGCGCATCGGCTTCTTCGGCACGCTGCGCATGGTGCTGGAGGAATACCTCGGCTTTGTCGTGTTGTTCTCATTGATCCAGCCCTTTGAATCCTTCTGGCTGGGGCCGGACCGGTTGGCGCACTGCGCGACGCGGCCCACGCCGCTGCTGCTGATCCACGGCTACCAGTGCAATCGCGGCTTCTGGTTCTGGCTGCGCTCGAAGCTGGAAGCCGCCGGCTGGACCGTGGCAACGCACAGCCTGGAGCCGGTATTTGCCGACATCGATGCCTATGCGGCGGGGATCGCCCGGCGCATTGACGAGGTGTTGGCCGCGACGGGTGCGCCGCAGGTGATCCTGGTCGGGCACAGCATGGGCGGCCTGGCGTGCCGCGCCTATCTGCGCCGCCATGGCACGGAAAAGGTGGCGCGCCTGATTACGCTGGGCTCGCCGCATCACGGCACCCTGCTGGCGCCCATGGGCCTCGGCCCGAATGCGCGCCAGATGCGCACCGACAGCCCGTGGCTCAAGGCGCTGGTCGCGCCGCTGCCGCCGGCCGCGGTGTCGATCTACAGTTGCCACGACAACTACGTGTTTCCGCAGCAGGCCTGTTCGACCCTGGAAGGGGCGGCGAACGTCGCCATCGGTGGCGTCAGCCATCTGGGCATGGCCTTTTCGCCCCGGGTGCTTGACCATTTGATGGCAGCGCTCGAACCCTCCGTTTGA
- a CDS encoding Swt1 family HEPN domain-containing protein, translating into MNKSVLKQIKAFGMTNQIVAEELSRIARIHGVDLGHLPTPTQNVDDVYYPQFDAAVRAEAAQMARHYEIFYSLEKSIRALVSETIEAADRTPDWWTSPRVPPNIQSEVSSRIQKELDAGITRRSLDELDYTTFGELSVIISTNWDIFGALFNSKKAVERVMASLNALRNPIAHCSPLAEDEQLRLQLTVRDWFRLME; encoded by the coding sequence ATGAATAAGTCTGTGCTTAAGCAAATCAAAGCATTCGGCATGACAAACCAAATTGTTGCCGAAGAGCTATCGCGCATTGCAAGAATACATGGAGTCGACTTGGGCCACCTTCCAACGCCGACGCAAAATGTAGACGACGTTTACTATCCGCAATTCGACGCTGCAGTTCGTGCCGAAGCCGCTCAAATGGCGAGACACTACGAAATCTTCTACTCATTAGAGAAGTCGATTCGGGCGCTTGTCTCAGAGACTATCGAAGCAGCAGATAGGACGCCGGATTGGTGGACTTCGCCGAGGGTTCCGCCGAACATTCAGTCAGAAGTCTCGTCAAGAATCCAGAAGGAGCTTGACGCAGGGATCACGCGGCGTTCTCTGGACGAACTTGACTACACGACCTTTGGTGAGCTCTCCGTAATTATCAGCACAAACTGGGATATTTTTGGCGCGTTGTTCAACAGCAAGAAGGCCGTGGAGAGAGTAATGGCAAGTTTGAATGCGTTGCGCAATCCGATCGCGCATTGCAGTCCCTTGGCGGAGGACGAGCAACTTAGATTGCAACTCACGGTTCGTGATTGGTTCCGGTTGATGGAATGA
- a CDS encoding glycoside hydrolase family 19 protein, whose translation MPYLITPEHLAAIAGKPTRLMPGLAEWLNATCPLYEIDTPQEYCHFLAQACHETDHFKTLREYASGRAYEGRADLGNTQAGDGVRFKGRGIFQTTGRANYLQLGIKKGRRDLFINNPELLEQPEFAVWSACEFWQTRGLNDVANHADSDVLKKKYRRQIIDVSPVEYIGITINGGYNGMDERKKFYAIAQQALVEVPASQAV comes from the coding sequence ATGCCCTACCTCATCACTCCCGAACACCTCGCCGCCATCGCCGGGAAACCCACGCGGCTCATGCCTGGCCTGGCCGAGTGGTTGAACGCCACCTGTCCGCTCTACGAGATCGACACGCCGCAGGAGTACTGCCACTTCCTGGCCCAGGCCTGCCACGAGACGGACCATTTCAAGACGCTGCGTGAATATGCCTCGGGCCGCGCCTACGAGGGGCGCGCCGACCTCGGCAACACACAGGCGGGCGACGGGGTGCGCTTCAAGGGGCGCGGCATTTTCCAGACCACCGGGCGTGCCAACTACCTGCAGCTGGGTATCAAGAAGGGGCGGCGCGACCTCTTCATCAACAACCCGGAACTGCTCGAACAGCCGGAGTTTGCGGTGTGGAGCGCCTGCGAGTTCTGGCAGACGCGCGGCCTCAACGACGTCGCCAACCACGCCGACAGCGACGTGCTGAAGAAGAAGTACCGGCGCCAGATCATCGACGTCTCGCCGGTGGAGTACATCGGCATCACCATCAACGGCGGCTACAATGGCATGGACGAGCGCAAGAAGTTCTACGCCATCGCGCAGCAGGCCCTTGTCGAGGTGCCCGCTTCTCAGGCAGTATGA
- a CDS encoding FFLEELY motif protein produces MDEELDKEAIGKELAACIAEARELRAACAADPNPEDFPRLKEWQAARLARSYGDLLASKRYKPAAEFFLSDLYGPKDFRTRDEELARVVPVMVHMLPAKALLTLLEAVKMDTLSESLDSDMVLTLRKAGKVRKIDWPAYVAAYRTCDRKKDREMQIALIDKIGKTLDRLTRMRLIHVSLKLMNGPAHLAGLGALHSFLQRGFDAFSEMKGADEFLAIVIERETALMKELFANPNACRPG; encoded by the coding sequence ATGGACGAGGAACTCGACAAGGAAGCCATCGGCAAGGAACTGGCGGCCTGCATCGCCGAGGCGCGCGAACTGCGTGCCGCATGCGCGGCCGATCCGAATCCCGAAGACTTTCCCCGCCTCAAGGAGTGGCAGGCCGCGCGGCTGGCCCGCAGCTACGGCGACCTGCTGGCCAGCAAACGCTACAAGCCGGCGGCCGAATTCTTCTTGAGCGACCTCTACGGCCCCAAGGACTTCCGCACCCGCGACGAGGAGCTGGCGCGCGTCGTGCCCGTCATGGTGCACATGCTGCCGGCCAAGGCGTTGCTGACGCTGCTCGAAGCCGTGAAGATGGACACGCTTTCCGAATCGCTCGACAGCGACATGGTGCTGACCCTGCGCAAGGCCGGCAAGGTCAGGAAGATCGACTGGCCCGCCTACGTCGCCGCCTACCGCACGTGCGACAGAAAGAAGGACCGCGAAATGCAGATCGCCCTGATCGACAAGATCGGCAAGACCCTCGACCGCCTGACGCGCATGCGGCTGATCCACGTCTCGCTCAAACTGATGAACGGCCCCGCGCACCTGGCCGGGCTCGGCGCCCTGCACTCCTTCCTGCAGCGCGGTTTCGACGCCTTCAGCGAGATGAAGGGCGCCGACGAATTCCTGGCGATCGTCATCGAACGCGAGACGGCGCTGATGAAGGAATTGTTCGCGAATCCGAATGCGTGCCGTCCCGGCTAG
- a CDS encoding iron-containing alcohol dehydrogenase, translated as MISELLSESFRTTALSAAMKGAGLAVRFLPIPQPVLLVGPGASGRLGQTIAGFGHGKLLIVTDSIISRLGLLDDLTNALTAGGAEYVVFDAITPDAPIPLIEEGIDFYWEHGCDAIVAFGGGSSMDASKAIAAAVSNPGKTLRELAGYFKGLQTPVKIYAVPTTAGTGSEVTVAAVISDPETQTKLVIVDTRLVPKMAALDPCLMTGLPPHITAATGIDALTHAIEAFVGKWANPYTDDMALSAVGLIFDNLRVAYSDGKNLEAREKMALAATYAGLAFTRANVGYVHAIAHQFGGKYHTPHGLANAIMLPRVLKFSLPAITDRLALLAVRAKLGQKNEPEDVLAQKFIDAVEQLNLDLGIPAFLAVLKESDIPQLAEAACHEARTGYPVPRYMTQAVCEDIIRQVLPPAASAKKPARRTKKAA; from the coding sequence TTGATATCCGAATTGCTGAGCGAGTCATTTCGCACCACGGCACTGAGCGCAGCCATGAAGGGCGCCGGGCTGGCCGTGCGCTTCCTGCCCATACCGCAGCCTGTGCTCCTGGTCGGGCCGGGCGCCAGCGGCCGGCTGGGACAAACCATTGCCGGGTTTGGCCACGGCAAGCTGCTCATCGTCACCGACAGCATCATCTCCAGGCTCGGCTTGCTCGACGACCTGACCAATGCCCTGACGGCGGGGGGCGCCGAGTATGTGGTATTCGATGCCATCACGCCTGACGCACCGATCCCCCTGATCGAAGAGGGCATCGATTTCTATTGGGAACACGGCTGCGATGCCATCGTGGCATTCGGTGGCGGGTCCTCGATGGATGCTTCCAAAGCCATTGCAGCCGCAGTCTCCAATCCCGGCAAGACGCTGCGCGAACTGGCCGGCTATTTCAAGGGCCTGCAAACGCCGGTCAAGATTTACGCCGTTCCCACCACCGCCGGCACCGGCTCGGAAGTGACCGTTGCCGCCGTCATCTCGGATCCGGAGACCCAGACCAAGCTGGTAATCGTCGATACGCGCCTGGTGCCGAAGATGGCGGCACTCGATCCCTGCCTGATGACCGGGCTGCCGCCCCATATCACCGCGGCGACCGGCATTGACGCGTTGACGCACGCCATTGAAGCCTTTGTCGGCAAGTGGGCCAATCCCTACACCGACGACATGGCCTTGTCGGCGGTCGGGCTGATATTCGACAACCTGCGGGTGGCCTACAGCGACGGAAAGAATCTCGAAGCACGGGAGAAAATGGCCCTGGCGGCGACCTACGCGGGATTGGCCTTCACCCGCGCCAATGTAGGCTATGTGCATGCCATCGCGCATCAGTTCGGCGGGAAATACCATACCCCCCACGGCCTGGCCAATGCCATCATGCTGCCGCGGGTTCTGAAGTTCTCGCTCCCTGCCATCACCGACCGGCTGGCCTTGCTGGCGGTGCGCGCCAAACTCGGCCAGAAGAACGAACCCGAGGATGTACTGGCGCAGAAGTTCATCGATGCGGTGGAACAGCTCAATCTCGACCTCGGCATACCGGCTTTCCTCGCGGTGCTGAAGGAGTCCGACATTCCCCAGCTGGCCGAAGCCGCGTGCCATGAGGCCCGCACCGGCTATCCGGTGCCGCGCTACATGACGCAAGCCGTTTGCGAAGACATCATTCGCCAGGTGTTGCCGCCGGCCGCTTCGGCAAAGAAGCCGGCCCGGCGCACAAAGAAGGCCGCTTAG
- a CDS encoding saccharopine dehydrogenase NADP-binding domain-containing protein, whose translation MKKVITVTLGSSKKDFEFKTRFLGQEFSVQRLGADRDSSKAWELMRRQQANADAIALSDTVDHYHVGLRTVVNKESQRLMQVVTRVPVTTGASLRRLLQVRAVRHVQKELGHYFNNNLVLFLSGMRNYDMAVALSEYTRNLSFADPVFHAGSPLLLTSLEQLEIYAKGKELIPDIVPGEFLKSVLKTVKNKIVANAVARSHVIVGTFREIQAVAAGGNLEGKTLITSAIDDEALAFFTKHKVNLVVDVSPKLFDRVVGISTITAMILASMDKPESEVSDHDFEEIINELDIKPRLLHPTGHFRNIRRFAFVVHPLSQEYIKKGFPLPKGTPKFIMDKVETLAAYMPPMVYCKMSNIVSPSGAEAEGWLISVGGTPKEMLSHSPEFTYRRLLHAAKIAEGLGAQIMGLGAFTKVVGDAGITVARRASIPITTGNSYSASGALWAAADAMRRMGLVKVDKDSKKVPAKTMVIGATGSIGSVSARLLAMAFDEVVIAGRDMKKLNELRDSILQDTPDAKVISSTDYDSLLGEMDMIVTSTSGAGKKILDITRVKPGCVITDVARPLDLPPSEVAKRPDVLVIESGEIELPTPVKGMKSIGLPKNVIYACLAETIVLALEGRFEVFTIGRDTEWEKVKEIYKLGIKHGMKLAAISGVKGVYTDEDIAKVVSLAKKARLTWKGSSSGSTAKAPVKKAPVKKAPVKKAPVKKAAKKAPAKAVVAPKKPVSKQAPAKKSAGRTIVKKKTAA comes from the coding sequence ATGAAAAAAGTCATTACCGTGACATTGGGATCGTCCAAGAAGGATTTTGAATTCAAGACCAGGTTCCTGGGTCAGGAATTTTCGGTCCAGCGCCTGGGTGCCGACCGGGACAGCAGCAAGGCATGGGAGTTGATGCGGCGCCAGCAGGCCAATGCGGATGCCATTGCCTTGAGCGATACGGTCGACCACTATCACGTCGGATTGCGCACGGTGGTCAACAAGGAATCGCAGCGCCTGATGCAGGTCGTCACGCGGGTACCGGTCACCACGGGCGCCAGCTTGCGCCGGCTGCTGCAGGTGCGCGCCGTGCGCCATGTGCAGAAGGAGCTGGGCCATTACTTCAACAACAACCTGGTCCTGTTCCTGTCCGGAATGCGCAACTACGACATGGCGGTCGCCCTGTCCGAGTACACCAGGAATCTCAGCTTTGCCGATCCGGTTTTCCATGCCGGTTCTCCTCTCTTGCTAACTTCGCTGGAGCAGCTTGAGATTTACGCCAAGGGCAAGGAACTCATCCCCGACATCGTGCCCGGGGAATTCCTGAAATCCGTGTTGAAAACCGTGAAGAACAAGATCGTCGCCAATGCCGTGGCCAGGTCCCACGTCATCGTCGGCACTTTCCGGGAAATCCAGGCGGTGGCCGCTGGCGGCAACCTGGAAGGCAAGACGCTGATCACCTCGGCCATCGATGACGAAGCACTGGCATTTTTCACCAAGCACAAAGTCAATCTGGTGGTGGATGTTTCGCCGAAGCTCTTCGACAGGGTGGTGGGCATCAGCACCATCACCGCCATGATTCTTGCGTCGATGGACAAGCCGGAATCGGAAGTCTCGGACCACGATTTCGAGGAAATCATCAACGAGCTCGACATCAAGCCGCGCCTGCTGCACCCCACCGGGCATTTCCGCAACATCCGCCGCTTCGCCTTCGTTGTCCATCCGCTGAGCCAGGAATACATCAAGAAGGGCTTCCCGCTGCCCAAGGGCACGCCCAAGTTCATCATGGACAAGGTGGAGACGCTCGCCGCCTACATGCCACCGATGGTGTATTGCAAGATGAGCAACATCGTCTCGCCCTCCGGTGCCGAGGCCGAAGGCTGGCTGATTTCGGTGGGCGGCACGCCGAAGGAAATGCTTTCGCACAGCCCCGAGTTCACCTATCGGCGCCTGCTCCATGCGGCGAAGATCGCGGAAGGCCTGGGGGCGCAGATCATGGGGCTCGGCGCTTTCACCAAGGTCGTCGGTGATGCCGGGATTACCGTGGCGCGACGCGCCAGCATTCCGATCACCACCGGCAACAGCTACTCCGCATCCGGTGCGCTGTGGGCGGCGGCGGACGCCATGCGGCGCATGGGGCTGGTCAAGGTGGACAAGGATTCCAAAAAGGTGCCGGCGAAAACCATGGTGATCGGCGCCACGGGCTCCATCGGCTCGGTCAGCGCACGCCTGCTGGCCATGGCCTTTGACGAAGTCGTGATCGCCGGTCGCGACATGAAAAAGCTCAATGAGCTGCGGGATTCGATTCTGCAGGACACGCCGGATGCCAAGGTTATCTCATCGACGGATTACGACAGCCTGCTGGGCGAGATGGACATGATCGTCACCTCGACCTCGGGGGCCGGCAAGAAGATCCTGGACATCACCAGGGTCAAGCCGGGTTGCGTGATCACCGACGTAGCGCGCCCGCTCGACCTACCCCCCTCGGAGGTTGCCAAGCGTCCGGATGTGCTGGTGATCGAATCAGGTGAAATAGAACTGCCAACCCCGGTCAAGGGCATGAAGTCCATCGGCCTGCCGAAGAACGTGATCTACGCCTGTCTGGCTGAGACCATCGTGCTGGCGCTTGAAGGTCGATTCGAGGTATTCACCATCGGGCGCGACACCGAGTGGGAAAAGGTCAAGGAGATCTACAAGCTCGGGATCAAGCACGGCATGAAGCTGGCGGCCATATCGGGTGTCAAGGGCGTGTACACGGACGAAGATATTGCCAAGGTAGTGTCTCTCGCAAAAAAGGCGCGTTTGACCTGGAAGGGTTCGAGCTCCGGTTCGACGGCGAAGGCTCCGGTGAAGAAGGCTCCGGTCAAGAAGGCCCCGGTCAAGAAGGCCCCGGTCAAGAAAGCTGCGAAGAAGGCTCCCGCAAAAGCCGTGGTTGCGCCAAAGAAGCCCGTTTCAAAACAGGCGCCGGCGAAAAAGTCGGCAGGCAGGACGATCGTGAAGAAGAAGACGGCGGCATAG
- a CDS encoding coniferyl aldehyde dehydrogenase — protein sequence MNAIDPVADATVFKRVFEAMHAATRRNAQVERSARKARLDALVALVHDNAERFVTAISADFGHRSAHETRLLELFPSLESIRHTRSHFGGWMKPQRKSASIWFRPGRARIIPQPLGVVGIIVPWNYPLFLAVSPLAAALAAGNRVMIKMSEFTPRTGELLAELAAKYFAADDVSVVLGDATVGADFARLPFDHLLFTGSTKVGHDIMRMAADNLTPVTLELGGKSPAIVGPDYPMAKAAERIMIGKLLNAGQTCIAPDYVLVPAGQEQAFIDAARAVVAKCFPALASTPDYTAIVNDRHYQRLQGYVADAEARGAKVEPLSTTMPDDARRRLPPLALLNVDDDMRVMQDEIFGPLLPVLPYANLDAAISYVNQHPRPLALYCFENDTGRRDRVLNETVAGGVTINDTILHIAQEELPFGGVGPSGMGHYHGYEGFKTFTKQKAVFYQSWLNGMSLFNPPYGALFERLTKFLIR from the coding sequence ATGAACGCGATCGACCCGGTAGCAGATGCCACAGTTTTCAAGCGGGTATTCGAAGCCATGCACGCCGCCACCCGGCGCAACGCGCAGGTGGAGCGCAGCGCCCGAAAGGCGCGGCTCGATGCGCTGGTGGCCTTGGTGCACGACAACGCCGAGCGTTTCGTCACGGCGATCTCGGCCGACTTCGGCCATCGCTCGGCGCATGAAACCCGGCTGCTGGAACTCTTCCCCAGCCTCGAATCGATTCGCCACACCCGTTCGCATTTCGGCGGCTGGATGAAGCCGCAGCGCAAGTCGGCGTCGATCTGGTTCCGCCCCGGGCGGGCGCGCATCATCCCGCAGCCGCTGGGCGTGGTCGGCATCATCGTGCCGTGGAACTACCCGCTGTTCCTCGCCGTGTCGCCGCTGGCGGCGGCGCTGGCGGCGGGCAACCGGGTGATGATCAAGATGTCGGAATTCACCCCGCGCACCGGCGAGTTGCTGGCCGAGCTGGCGGCGAAGTACTTCGCCGCCGACGATGTTTCGGTGGTGCTGGGCGACGCGACGGTCGGCGCCGATTTCGCCCGACTGCCTTTCGACCACCTGCTGTTCACCGGCTCGACCAAGGTCGGCCACGACATCATGCGCATGGCGGCGGACAACCTGACGCCGGTGACGCTGGAACTCGGCGGCAAGTCGCCGGCGATCGTCGGGCCCGACTATCCAATGGCCAAGGCCGCCGAGCGCATCATGATCGGCAAGCTGCTCAACGCCGGGCAGACCTGCATCGCGCCCGACTACGTGCTGGTCCCGGCCGGCCAGGAGCAGGCCTTCATCGACGCGGCGCGTGCCGTGGTGGCCAAGTGCTTCCCGGCCCTGGCGAGCACGCCGGACTACACGGCCATCGTCAATGACCGCCACTACCAGCGGTTGCAGGGCTATGTCGCCGACGCGGAGGCGCGCGGCGCGAAGGTCGAGCCGCTGTCGACCACGATGCCGGATGACGCGCGACGCAGGCTGCCGCCGCTGGCGCTGCTGAATGTCGATGACGACATGCGCGTGATGCAGGACGAAATTTTCGGCCCGCTGCTGCCGGTGCTGCCCTACGCAAACCTCGATGCCGCGATTTCCTACGTGAACCAGCATCCGCGCCCGCTGGCGCTGTACTGCTTCGAGAACGATACGGGCCGCCGCGATCGCGTGCTGAACGAAACCGTGGCCGGCGGCGTGACCATCAACGACACCATCCTGCACATCGCGCAGGAAGAGCTGCCCTTCGGCGGCGTCGGCCCCAGCGGCATGGGGCATTACCACGGCTACGAGGGCTTCAAGACCTTCACCAAGCAGAAGGCGGTGTTCTACCAGTCGTGGCTGAACGGCATGTCGCTGTTCAATCCGCCGTATGGCGCGCTGTTCGAGCGCCTGACGAAATTCCTGATTCGCTGA
- a CDS encoding GMC family oxidoreductase — MKEFDYIVVGGGAGGCAVAGRLSEDPAVSVCLLEAGKGDDQLLIKVPFCTALMLPTPINNWAFETVPQPGLNGRRGYVPRGKAMGGSTSINAMVYTRGHPWDYDHWAALGNEGWSWKDVLPYFRKSEHNENFDGEYHGQGGPLNVANLRSMNPFQEIYREAARQTGFKLIDDFNGADQEGIGIYQVMQKNGERWNAARAYVTPHLASRPNLTVITQARARRVLFTGKRASAVEFLQGGAVQAFQAKREVILAAGALQSPQLLMLSGVGAGAELQQFGIPVIHDLPGVGKNLQDHPDYVFNYRAKSLDLLGISLGGSLQMMKEIGRYRRERTGMMTSNGAEGGGFLRRYPDSPAPEFQLHFVVGMIDSHARKLHMGHGYSCHICLLRPKSIGTLGLASADPHAAPSIDPKFFDHPDDLDAMVDGFKLTRKIMDAPVLAGIRTGEVYTAGIHSDDAIREELKNRSDTIYHPVGTCKMGSDAMAVVDARLRVHGLEGLRVVDASIMPTLIGGNTTAPTLMIGEKAAEMIRTDVG, encoded by the coding sequence ATGAAGGAATTCGATTACATCGTGGTGGGTGGCGGCGCAGGGGGTTGCGCCGTGGCAGGGCGGCTTTCCGAGGACCCCGCGGTCAGCGTCTGCCTGCTGGAAGCGGGCAAGGGCGACGACCAGCTGCTGATCAAGGTGCCCTTCTGCACCGCGCTGATGCTGCCGACGCCGATCAACAACTGGGCCTTCGAAACCGTTCCGCAGCCGGGCCTCAACGGGCGCCGTGGCTATGTGCCGCGCGGCAAGGCCATGGGCGGCTCGACGTCGATCAATGCGATGGTCTATACGCGCGGCCATCCCTGGGATTACGACCACTGGGCGGCGCTGGGCAACGAAGGCTGGTCCTGGAAGGATGTGTTGCCCTATTTCCGGAAATCCGAGCACAACGAAAATTTTGATGGCGAATACCACGGGCAGGGCGGGCCATTGAATGTTGCAAACCTGCGCTCGATGAATCCCTTCCAGGAAATCTATCGCGAGGCGGCCCGGCAGACCGGCTTCAAGCTGATCGACGACTTCAACGGCGCCGACCAGGAAGGCATCGGCATCTATCAGGTCATGCAGAAGAACGGCGAACGCTGGAATGCGGCGCGCGCCTATGTGACCCCGCATCTGGCCAGCCGCCCCAACCTGACGGTGATCACGCAGGCGCGGGCGCGACGCGTCCTGTTCACCGGCAAACGCGCCAGCGCAGTGGAATTCCTGCAAGGCGGCGCAGTCCAGGCCTTCCAGGCGAAGCGCGAGGTGATCCTGGCCGCCGGTGCGCTGCAATCGCCCCAGCTGTTGATGCTTTCGGGTGTCGGCGCCGGCGCCGAGTTGCAGCAGTTCGGCATCCCCGTGATCCACGACCTGCCCGGCGTGGGCAAGAACCTGCAGGACCATCCGGACTATGTCTTCAACTACCGCGCCAAGTCCCTCGACCTGCTCGGCATTTCATTGGGCGGCTCGCTGCAAATGATGAAGGAGATCGGCCGCTACCGGCGCGAGCGCACCGGCATGATGACCTCGAACGGTGCCGAGGGCGGCGGCTTCCTGCGGCGCTACCCGGATTCGCCGGCGCCGGAATTCCAGCTGCACTTCGTGGTTGGCATGATCGACAGCCATGCCCGCAAGCTGCACATGGGCCACGGCTATTCCTGCCACATCTGCCTGTTGCGGCCGAAGAGCATCGGCACGCTCGGTCTCGCCAGCGCCGATCCCCATGCGGCGCCCAGTATCGATCCGAAGTTTTTCGACCATCCCGACGACCTCGACGCCATGGTCGATGGCTTCAAGCTCACCCGGAAAATCATGGATGCGCCCGTTCTCGCGGGCATCCGCACCGGCGAGGTGTACACCGCGGGGATCCATTCCGACGATGCGATTCGCGAGGAACTCAAGAATCGATCCGACACCATCTATCATCCGGTCGGCACCTGCAAGATGGGCAGCGATGCGATGGCGGTGGTCGACGCGAGGCTGCGCGTGCATGGCCTTGAAGGCCTGCGCGTGGTCGATGCCTCGATCATGCCGACGCTGATCGGCGGCAACACCACCGCGCCGACCCTGATGATCGGCGAAAAGGCCGCCGAGATGATACGGACCGATGTTGGGTGA
- a CDS encoding phasin family protein, with protein sequence MYDALIREGEAIQKKTRKVTEDKVTEMAAKATGTWDKLEQVFENRVARSLHSLGVPTKDDVATLGKRVAELKAAVDKLNAGAPKAAKPKSAAAKPVRRAAPKAKAASKTAA encoded by the coding sequence GTGTACGACGCGCTGATCCGCGAGGGCGAGGCGATCCAGAAGAAGACCCGCAAGGTCACCGAGGACAAGGTCACCGAAATGGCAGCCAAGGCCACGGGTACGTGGGACAAGCTGGAGCAGGTGTTCGAGAATCGGGTGGCGCGTTCGCTGCATAGCCTGGGCGTACCCACCAAGGATGATGTCGCAACGCTCGGCAAGCGTGTTGCGGAACTGAAGGCAGCGGTGGACAAGCTCAACGCTGGCGCGCCCAAGGCGGCCAAACCGAAGAGTGCGGCAGCCAAGCCGGTGCGACGTGCGGCTCCGAAGGCCAAGGCGGCTTCCAAAACAGCGGCCTGA